Genomic segment of Drosophila simulans strain w501 chromosome 2R, Prin_Dsim_3.1, whole genome shotgun sequence:
GTTACAGTTCATTTCAAGGTCTTAGAATTTGCTGCTATGATATATGACCTTTATGATATATTGAATCATAAACTAGAACTTATAATCTATTCAAAGTCTTATTATGTAAATACCCTTAAAGTGGTTAATATTagagaataaatatttatggtaaatatgtaataaaatGAGTGATAAAAAGcacaattaattttacaattcCACATGGGAAGCACTTAATTCTTTCTGATCAAAACTCGTTCTTTTAAGAGCTACACAGACTCAAATACTCTAGCTCACTCGGATGTGGCACTCCACTCAAGGAACAACTCAAAGCCGAACTCAACTCTCATCCTTGCTAAGGATACAGGGCGTGAAATGTCTCAGCCTCGGAATTCCGGCGAACACAGCGGCAGAGCAAAGTTCTCTAACCATTTTCATGGTTGCCAGCAAATTATCTATTCGGGGTTTTCTGGACGCGGGGTTTAGGGCGAAAACCGAGCAACGCTGACCACAGCAAGTGTCGCCGTTGGCCAAAGGACACTCCCCGGAAGAGAACGAGAAGCagaaggacgaggaggaggaaagcGGGATCCTTGGCCACTCATAAACGCATTATGCATGCCACCTTGGGGGGTGCACGGTTCACAATTTTGCAGTTTTCGTGGTGAATGTGCAAAAGTGTCTATAAAACCATAACGCGTTTTCCCGGAAAAGCGGGCGAAATCAGGTAACGCCCTCGACTGACTCTGGCTGGGCCAGTGTTTTGACAATCTCCCTTTCTTTGAGGGATTTTTGTAGGTGGGTCATAAAGCGATTATGATTGGGAAAATTCgttttttcgccttttgggaggaaagtaaaaagtaattaGGGGCATTGTTAGAACGACTTCGTTCTACATAAGTAAACTATTAATTTAACATATCGCTCAGCCAGAACGAATCGAAGCCAGTTTGCCTGAGGTCAGAAACGGAAGGGATCGTCCGGATAGCATGGATAGCATGGATCGCCTGGATCGCCTGGATCGCATGGCAACTCGTGACCAGGTGTGCGCCAAGTCGTGTGACGACATCGCAGCACACAACACATATATCTGCGCAGACCTTTTTATGCATATGCTATAGACGCAACTCCACCCCGTCGCCTTAGAAAATCTCCTTAAAAAACGAGCAAAAGTTTGCTGAGCATGCGCAGCTCAGAAGTCTCCACCCCTTGGTAACTTGGCTTTGTCTCGATAAATCTTTTGCGAAATGTACAATCAGGGGGTTGGTTGGAAAACAGAGCCGACGGAGAAAGGGGCTTCGGAGGTTGCCAGGGGTCGCTGAGGCGCAACGACCTTTCCGCGTTCCGGGggttttctttgcttttgcagctgttgtttttgctcgAACGAAAGATTTTCGTCAAGACAccccgaaaataaaaaaacagtCTTGGTTGTGTGCAACGCGTGTGAAAGTTCTGCAGCTCCTTGGTTCCGCACTGGATCCGTATTCCTGGCCACGCTTCAGCCATTTTGTTCAGCATTCTCCGGCTTTTGGGAAGCCAATTCCCGATCTGGTTGCGGCGCACAAGAAACCCGTCCTTGGGTGGGGGGAATGTGGCAGAAGCGTGTGCTCCGGGATCTAGGGGAGAAAACGGGCTCTCAGGCTGTGGCAACAAAAGAAGTTCGCCGAGGAAATTACAGTTCCTGCGAAGCGAGCTAAATGTCGTAAATTTTGGATTCATTCTAAAACAGCAGGCAGCAAAGAATCCCCATTTATTTTGGCATAAACTCGTATTGAGGGGCAAACAAGATTGCGCAACAAAAGGGATCTCCCATGGGTTTGTGGCAAATCACCCGTGatgaattatatattaaaatattttatatgcgTCATTagaattgttttttatttgagaAAATGTATagatttttcttaaatttgaaTCAGATAGATTAATGTTCCTTAGTatcaaatagtttttaaatcgaaactgattttaaatttcagaAATACAACTCTGCGATGGGAGTCTGCAATGCACGTCACTTCtttattaatgttaatttgtCTTATTTAGTTTATTCAATGCTTTCATTTCCTTGTAACTGAAAGCTAAGTTGCTATTCATTTCATATGAAtatcaattttgtttgttgaaaAGTTATACTCTCTGCCAGGTTCGATAAAATGACAGTCTTCCTGTCCAGACAGACCTTGGGCTGTTCTAGTTCTCGGCTTGCTCATTAATGTCTCTGAGCACTTACGGCTAAATCGTCGGCCAAGTCAATGTAAACAAATCCGCGACCTTGATGGGCGCGCTAATGGCTTTATATGGCACTCCCATTCGCACTGTGCGAGTGCATAATGTGCGATGCAGTGTCCTCGGCTCAAGGCTACGGTTTATGATTTGGCGAATTTCCAGCGGCGGAGTTCCGTGTAAGGGCTCGAAAGGATGCGATGCGCAAAGTTGACGGCAGAACTGCTTGCGAGGAAGGACTGTGGGTCAAAAGGATGCAAGAAAGGATAACTTTATGGGCCGCTCGTAAAGACCGTTTGAGCATTGGACAATATGAGCAATGGGTGATTATTTGTTTTGGTCACAATAAAGACGGCGGGTGGCAAGGATAATGCAAGGATATCCTTTTGCATCCTCAAGCCATTAGCACGACGATTAGCGGCTTGTACATCGGTACATTCGGCGGATGGAAGGGCTGAGTGAAACTTCCAGGAATCGAAGGAACCTTTTACCGATTCTCCGCgcaattttttagttttgcgTAAAAAATGCAGCtagatttgcataaaaaacgCTTGTCAACGGTTTGAGGAATCAGTTCGAATTCCAGGAATGAAAAAGGGCTTTGTTTTGGTCAGAAGGTAGTTTTATGTTAGCCAATAGTTCCCAGGAATCCTTTACTGTTTGGCATAAAAAGTGTGTTTACATTTGCGTAAAAAACGTTGAATTGCCGCTAGTTAAGTCAATTTTGGTTCTGGGAAACTAGAAAAAGACTTTGTCTGGTTATGCGGCAATGTTATGTAAGCTTGTTGGGCCATCCTTACTTACATATCTAATGGAAAATTCTTGGAAAAAGGCTTGCTGTGATTTCACCAAAAAATTCATTTGAGTGACAGCAGCAATCATAAATAATCTGCTGATAAGCTGAGTACattttttatcaaaatatttgagAGAAAATAAACAGTTGAGAATTGTAAATctcagccaaaaaaaaaacccaggGCGAACCCACTAACTAATTTTCCCAGCCCCTGTTTCATCCCCATATCGTCCGCACAAAAAGgataacaaaacaataaaaaattgagGAATTTCTCAGCGCAAAATCTAAAGGATCAGCAAGGATTCTCCTGTGCTACACTAATCGTTTATTATGATCAACGAGCTGaatcaataaaaacgaaacgaaaacgaagcGCCCACTTCAGGACTTGTCATCGTCCTGTTCTCATTCTGGTTCCCATTCGGTGCGCATTCTCGCTCCCATGGCAACCTGTTTCACAGGGTTGGATGtccttttgtgtgtgcgttggAGTGTTACCGTTGCTGGCCGTGAGAATTGAATGCATTCAGGGAGGGGCTCGCCCGCAGGAGTAACAGGTTCAGCAGATCCTGGCCCTGCTGCACAGGTATGCAAAAGTCAAATTTGTTTGCTATGGGAATTTGTAGGTGTCTGGCTTGGGAAAGtcttgtgttgtgttgtgcgGTGGGAATTCGCTCAGCTCCCTTTGTTTGGTGTGAATTTGATGAATACTCTGGGTCTTGTCAGCGGTGATGGGATGGGAGATGAGGACGAGTTAAGGAACTCTTTAGAAGGAGTTCCCAAGGAATGCTTTCTAGACCAGTAAATGAtggtttattatatttaagcaCAAATGCTTTTCATTTGGATTTTTATGTGAAAGCTTCTACCAAGTAAATgcaaagttaaataaattgtgatTATTATAACTAACTTTTTCAAGAacacttaaataaaatgcctaCTTTAATAAATGTTGTATCTTTATGTTACTTAATTgtaaaaatcaaacaattgaAGAGTATATAAAATTATGTTACCATTAACTTAAGTTTATAACTAAACGCCGTCATTGGTTAGCTACTATGTTAAGTACGGTAGGTGGGagatttaaagtttaaatgtATTTCCCTAGCCACTTTAAGAACGCAtaaattctaatttaatttcttttcacAGCCAAATGTTTTGGCCCTCTGCTAATTTCCTGTGCCCGCCCCAGGGCGATGTTTTGAGACATTTCTCACAAATTTCGTGCACTTCCTTCCGGTGAGCGGAAGAAAAGGAGCGCATAGGGGCGAGCAGCACGCAGAAAGGATATTCTCCGGCCAGACAATAAATAGAAAtctaaattgcaaaatatggGCCACGGCCTGTGGGAACCAATTTGATGAGGGCCCACCCTCGCATCGATAAGATCATCGGCCAAAGGAGGTGCTGAGAAAATCTCGTTTGTTGTGGCAGGGCAGAGGGTTCCTTTGTTCGCCTGGGAGAAACATTTGCTTGTTTGTGCTCGAAACAGGTTAACAGGTATTTAGCCCAGAGATCAGTCAGGATTAGGGCGATGGATGATGGGATGCGCTATCTGGAGTGGGTGGTCAGCTATCGCTTGGAATCCATAGGCCACGGAATGGGGCATGTTTGCTGTCCCATAAATCGCAGGGCGCCCGTAATGGTTCggatttcatttgcattccaGTACCAGCAATTAGGCTAAGTAGTCCGAGAAAAGGGATAATgaaaaaatgagaaacaaGACGaactaatgaaataaaatgaaatggtaATTTGATACGCGCACACTTATGGAGTGCGTTTCTCAAGGACGAGCAGGTAGTCCTGCGGGCATGAGAGTCCTTTGTCGGGGCTCACATTGGCGCATCGAATGGCAatgcaagcaaacaaatccTTGGCCCCGAAGATCGATCGTTGTTCTTGGGGAGCGTTAATTAGATTTGCACCGTGCGGTCCTGATCAAAGGATCAGTGGTCAGTGGAAACTCTGGAAAATCTcagatgcacacacacacacacctgtgGGAAAGGACCCCACGCAGCCAGGACTACATGCACTTGCTCGCATCTCTCTCCGCAGGACGTTCCATTGACTGACCTTTCCTCttccatttaatttccattgttATTTGCAGTtccttttattaatttgaagTGCCCGCACTTCATGCAACTGTTGCGCTTGGCTTTATTTCTTCCTTCCGGAATGATGGTTGCTCGTCCTTTTGGCTCCTTTTATGCTTGCCAGGCACTTCCTGTGGGTCACTTGGAACCCTGTGGCCAAAACAATctattgttaattaattgtgCTGGTCAAGCAGGACGCCTGGGAAGAGGAAGTGGCCTGGATGCCAGGTAATCATCAAAGGGGTGGAGGATATTCATGTGCTGGTACATACATCGCAAGTATAAGGAAAagtcttaaaatatattataaggCATAGGAAAAATGGGTATTCTTAACAAAGTAGACTTGAAATAgaatatagaaatatttacTTGCAATCTGATTATTCATCACAAGCAACTTTATACTTTGATTTATACAGTTTGAAATGCTTTTGAGATGAGTGGGGGTACATCACtctttttatcttttctagGATAATTTATAgctcaaatatttgtgtatattaTGAAAACACGATTTAGTCCATAGATCTGAACTAACGCTAATTTGTATTaacgaaatacaaaaatctCTTTAACACATCctattttatactttttatagGCGCTACGTCGCACAAATCAGACATGAACTTACCACAAAAGTTTAGCCTTAGTATTTAGATCCTAGTTGATATgcacaattaatttatatttatttttcctacaaagaaattcaaattcattaCTACTGCAGTATTTTGTATTGTGTATAAAAATTTCGACAATACATCTTACGGACTATTTACCGTCCTGATAGCGCCATCTATCTATCAGGGACAGTACTTGCCGTCTACATTCGTTGTATACACGGCTCGAAAGCGCCACCTATACGTTGTCTTATTAACCTAGTAACCTCGTAGTACTGCAGCTCACCGCTAGAGAGGGCTATATCacagaaaattttaaatggaatatgataaatatattaaaataaggttctggaaaataaaatgttatatagTTGGTTTAAAATTGGAGTTTTAACTTTGTCACATTcctaaataaatcaaaaactgtcaaatttatttatttataattaattgagGTTGATGATGTTATTCATGTTCGTATAATGTGAATAAAATACCTTGTCTTCAATTTCAgatacaatatttttgtaaaatagaAGTGCAGAAATTAAGAAAACAGTCGTTTTCCGGCAGGCGTGGGTAATGTTCAAAATATATGTACCCTTATCACTGCATAGGTATAAATCATGGAAAGATAACATCTAATATAAGTATTGGAATGACTTATTTCACCATGAAATGCTAAGCATTGAATCTTCTGTTTAATACACTAATCTAAgcattgtttgtttaatacaataataaattaaagtaaatataagaGTTTCCGCTTTTGTCCTGTCcttttatgtaatttaagtgGACTTAGTATACGCTCCTATAAATTTCATACTTCAAATGGTCACATATTTTTATCCCCCCTCCCGCTGGACGACCCGACCCTTTCGAGGGTGCAGAGACCTCCACTCGCATGTGTCATCATCCCACTGCGCAAAAAGAAGTCCTACAACTGTCGCTTTTGCGGAGACCCCCATGAAGCCCCACCGAGGACACCTCGTCGTGGTCCTCGATCCCCCtgttgtgtattttttatagtGCCAGAAGGTCTTTGCTGCTCCTTCGAAACTcattttaattcgtttttatttctttttaatttttattacattttcgtATATTAGCTTTGACTTTGCTTTAGTTGTATCCACTTTGAattatttgctgtttgttttcccCGCCCGCTCCGCCGGCCAAAACTGGAAAAAGGAAATAGAAAACAGCATCAGCTTTTTTCAGCAGCATTGTTCCGCGGACTTCTGGGTGGAGATTGGACGTCTAGGACCCAGCTCTGCTGGTCATTCTCTGGGTCCGGGTCCGGGTCCGAGTCCGGTTTTGTAGTTATTGTCCAACGTTGACTGTTTACGCCGAATGCGCTGCGCCACGTAGCGATCCGCGGAgtaggaaattaaaaatggcgaaataaagttaaattttttatggcttgtGCAAATAAGTCACAGCCAGGCAGGCGGGCAGGCTGGCGGCCAGCAGTGGGGTCGGGAAAATCCGCGGAACTGCCGGGGAAAGCCCCGGCCAGTACGGCCAGCAGCAATGTGCCCCGCGTGTAGCTCATCACTTGTTAAgcaagaaaataatattagcaTTAAGCGTTTGTCTCTGCGCCTCTGACAGACACGGCGCCATCCGTCGTCCCTCCCAAGGATTCCCCTTTTTtctgatatttattttgcaaaatggGCGACAAACTTGCCGGTTTGGGCTCCATTTTTTCGCTCCTCCTGGTCTTGTAGTTTGTGTGCTCTGCTCTTTTTGCTCATATGGAGCACATCCAATTAAGCAGCTCTGAAAGTGGTCTAAAAAATGAGCTCTGGTGGCAGGGGCTGCGCGGACGACGGGTGCGAAATTGTCGACTTTAAAGGGATCTCGGGGAATTGGAACTAATGACTGTATGAGCGGATGGCACGGGGCCAAataggaaattgaaaattaagcaattaaCATAAGAGCTAAGAAATTCATTGCTGAATATGAGTTAAGTATATAAGATAATAGgatcaaaatataaataaatacaaaattatttaaaatatatatataaaaaaaagtggccTGTTAACTTAATTTGAAAGCAAAGCATGAATGACACAAGACTCCAATTCAGCTGCGACCTACCCCAACTGGTGGCCAACACGTAGTTCTATTTATGGTGTCACTTCCACCTACCGATTCCAAAGTGTTCCAAATTCCGAAAACCAGTTTTTGATTGACACACTTGCACTTTCTTTCAATTAGCCGCTAAAGACGCTCGTGTGCCGGCCGCTGTCTTTTCTTTTCGGCGGTAACAATTTGGGATTTCTTCGAGACCCTAATTAACTGGCATTTGAGGCAGGAACGGGGCGTGGGTGCCCGTGTTGAGAGGTGTTGAGAGGTGGAGACCCGCATGGAGATGTAGGCAGATCGCGTGATGACTTGGGTGTTAGCTCCATCATTCTTAAGAGGCTGTCGTCTATGGAGCCGCCTCAGTGCCGCTGTAGACTTCGTCGCGATCGGGATCATGTGGACTTGGCTGCTGTTTCTGCCTCTTTTGAAAGCGTCCTCAACGAATGCCATCTTCGAGCAGTGCAACCACCAGGTGAAGCTGCAATCGGGCCAGAAACTTCTCATCAACTCGCCCTATTACCCGGCACTGTATCCAGTGGGCACTTCCTGTCGCTACGCCGTGGAGGCTCCCAAGGATCACGTGCTCCAATTCAAATGCGAGCTCCAGTTGCGAACGGTGAGGAAATCAAGTGAAGTTATAACAGTGATGCCCATTATATGTTCAAGTGGAATCTAAATGCAAGAAACTATATTCGTGCTActtatatatatctataaccATTCACATTAGTGTTttattatcaaaaaataaagagagTGCGTTCTTTCGCGctacaaaattattttattaaaaaattttcgtAACTGTGAAGTACAAAGTTAAAATAATGAACAAATCTCATTAAATGACAtttacgaaaaatatttacgaatcaaaagaaatgcatttatattttctagCTTGCGTAGGTAGAGTTGCATCGCCAGGTCCATTTCTATCACCACTGCCATGATTCATCTCGATTTTCGCAGCTTTCCACGGACTTGAAATGCCGCACGGAGGTGTTTCACTTCAATTCCGAGGGCGACGAGGTGTTAACAAGTTCCGAATACTTTTGCGGCAGCGGAAAATTCGAGCGCAAAAGTTTTCTCAATCGTGCGGTGATTTCCTACATATCGAGTGGACATTCGGAGCCGCCCTCAGCCGTCAAGTTAAAGGATAAGCTGCACGCGGTGCCAACCACGAGCACAACTACCGAGGCACCACAAGCTGTTTCCATAGAGGAacaggatgaggaggaggagcaggaggcggaAGAGGAGCCAGAAGAAGCCGACGAGGACCTCAGTGACGAGGTGCTGCACGTGTTGCAGGAT
This window contains:
- the LOC27208036 gene encoding uncharacterized protein LOC27208036 — its product is MHSILTASNGNTPTHTQKDIQPCETGCHGSENAHRMGTRMRTGR